ACAGAATGAAAAAGGGAGAATTCAAAAAGATACTAGTTGTTGCGACAGGTGCTTTACTATCTCCTCTTACATTCCAACAAGAAGAAACAATTCCATGTATCGCTCATGCTGTATCGATCGAATTTGGAGGTGTAAAGCAATGATTTTTTTCTGGGCTTTTGTCATTGGAGGGCTTATATGTGTAATTGGTCAACTTATGTTCGATGTCGCAAAACTTACTCCTGCTCATACGATGGCAACACTCGTTGTTGCTGGAGCTATATTAGATGGATTTAATTTGTATGAACCATTAATTGATTTCGCTGGGGCTGGGGCAACGGTACCAATTACAAGCTTCGGTAACGCCCTCGTTCACGGTGCTATGGAAGAAGCTGCAAAACACGGAATCGTCGGCGTAATTACTGGCATGTTTAAAGTAACAAGTGCTGGTATATCTGCAGCTATCATATTCGGATTCATTGGTGCATTACTATTTAAACCGAAAGGATAAGAGGTGTTTTCATGACTGTTATCGCTAGTGTAAAAACGTGTCTTGCTAGCTTAAGGGGCGCCCAAGCTAACTTAAGTACCCTTTCGCAAAATGCTGCGGATGAAGAAGCAAAACGTGTCTTTCACGAATGTATGTTAGAAATGGACAGCGTCATCG
The DNA window shown above is from Bacillus clarus and carries:
- a CDS encoding DUF1657 domain-containing protein produces the protein MTVIASVKTCLASLRGAQANLSTLSQNAADEEAKRVFHECMLEMDSVIADLKNRVSVLEREEPQYKGF
- the spoVAE gene encoding stage V sporulation protein AE; this encodes MIFFWAFVIGGLICVIGQLMFDVAKLTPAHTMATLVVAGAILDGFNLYEPLIDFAGAGATVPITSFGNALVHGAMEEAAKHGIVGVITGMFKVTSAGISAAIIFGFIGALLFKPKG